The sequence CCTGTGGTGATGACCAGGTGCCGGATACGCCAATGACCGAAGGTTGGACATCTTGCAATATTTACGGAAACACCTGTGGCGGTGCGGTTGATAATGTGCAAAATCACATGGAATATTCTTATTGCTCAACCATGTTTACAGAAGGGCAGAAGGCACGCATTATGGCTGCATTAGAAAGTGAAGATGCGATGCGTAATAATTTATATACGCAGGAAAATTTATTACTTACCGGAACCAATGATGGATATATTGCAAGCGGTTGTGTTCCCAAAGCCGATTTTTATGCCAGCGACAGAATATTGTGTACCGGCAATTCAACTACTTTTCATGATGTTAGTTTTAATGCAGTTGTTACCGAAAGATATTGGGAATTTGAAGGTGGCATTCCGGCAACATCAACTGAAATAAACCCAATCGTACAATATAATGATGAAGGTTGGCATACAGTTACGTTAACAGTTACCAATGCAAATGGCAGCAGCACCAAAACATTTGAAAAATATTTAAATGTTGCCAAAATGGATGCCAATTATGATGCAACTTATTTTGCTGATTTTAATGATGAAGCAACAGTAAATAACGACTGGGTTTTATATAATAAATATCCTGATGACCGCGAGTGGCAATGGCGTGGTAATAATGGATACTGGAATTCAGGATGCGTTTGGCTCAATAGCCGCTTCGGTCCTGATTTGGAAACTGATGTAATGATTTCACCACCATTTGATTTATCGTTGGGGTTAACGGATAATTTATTTTTTAAATATGCAACTACTTCTTTTGGTGTTGATGCAAGCGATTATACCATGTCGCTAAAACTATATTACAGCGTTAATTGCGGCGATTCATGGATTTATTTTAATAAATTAACTGGGCAAGATTTAATTTCCAGTTATGGTGGCAGTGCCGATTTTTATCCGCAATACCCCGATCAATGGGGTAGCGCAATGTTTAACTTACCTGAAGGCGCAAAAGAAAATCATGTGCAGTTTAAATTTGAATTTGTATACAATCCATATGTAAATAATCTTTTTATTGATGATTTTAATTTCACCACAGGGGTGTTAAGTACAGCAAATCAAAATGCGCGTATAGCAGTTAAGTTATCACCAAATCCGGTTGCGGTTAACGGACAAACAATATTACATTACAATACCATTGATGCTGTTAATTTAACCTTTTTAATAACGGATATTTATGGTAAAATAGTTTATAAATCCGGATTAGGAAATACTACCGCCGGCAGTCATCAATTAATTATTTCTCCTCAGCAACTTGGGTTAGCTGTAGGTTGTTATTTTTTGCAATTAACTGATGGAAAAGAAACTGCCAATTCAAAATTGGTTGTAGATTAACCAATTACTTAAAACCTCATGTAATCCGCAGCATTAGCGTATTATGTGAGGTTATTATTTATCTGATATTCGACAAATAATCGGAGCAAAATTCTGAATACTTAGATTTACCGAGGGCATTTGCACCAAGCAGAAAATATTTTCGTGCATTTACATTGTCACCCTTCATATAA comes from Bacteroidota bacterium and encodes:
- a CDS encoding T9SS type A sorting domain-containing protein; this encodes MHFGITRFTFIASLISMPFISFTQTTDMCGTDLEREKLLQTHPDILQREAEFDKRAMEKLTSIMRIEDETIVIPVVFHIIHDYGPENISDAQVYDAIAKINADFSATNTDFLATIPEYAGIAANCNIEFRLAQKELSGGCTNGIDRIASLRTYEGSDAAKYGGWQSGKYLNIWVTKDLTNGAAAYAYYPTSIAGLMYTVDGIIARYDYVGTIGAAGPYAIHVLSHEIGHYLNLQHVWGNSNAPGIACGDDQVPDTPMTEGWTSCNIYGNTCGGAVDNVQNHMEYSYCSTMFTEGQKARIMAALESEDAMRNNLYTQENLLLTGTNDGYIASGCVPKADFYASDRILCTGNSTTFHDVSFNAVVTERYWEFEGGIPATSTEINPIVQYNDEGWHTVTLTVTNANGSSTKTFEKYLNVAKMDANYDATYFADFNDEATVNNDWVLYNKYPDDREWQWRGNNGYWNSGCVWLNSRFGPDLETDVMISPPFDLSLGLTDNLFFKYATTSFGVDASDYTMSLKLYYSVNCGDSWIYFNKLTGQDLISSYGGSADFYPQYPDQWGSAMFNLPEGAKENHVQFKFEFVYNPYVNNLFIDDFNFTTGVLSTANQNARIAVKLSPNPVAVNGQTILHYNTIDAVNLTFLITDIYGKIVYKSGLGNTTAGSHQLIISPQQLGLAVGCYFLQLTDGKETANSKLVVD